In a genomic window of Bradyrhizobium sp. LLZ17:
- a CDS encoding acyl-CoA dehydrogenase family protein, with translation MTDLKASDSETADLEEFRKQTRAWLEANCPPEMRKPATSDADVFWGGRNAKFASEPQRIWFERMRDKGWTVPDWPKQYGGGGLSAAEHKVLRAEMAKIGARPPLSSFGIWMLGPALLKYGNEAQKQEHLPKIAAGLIRWCQGYSEPNAGSDLASLQTRAESDGDDFVITGSKIWTSYANYADWIFCLVRTDPTAKKHDGISFILFDMTSKGVTTKPILLISGYSPFCETFFDNVRVPKSHVVGTINRGWDVAKYLLQHERAMISGMGERGVGRPLGQIAADSIGTDAQGKLDDAMLRGRIASFDVDEAALAACAERAVDLAKAGQAHPAFSSAMKYYGTELNKRRYEILMSAGGVDALEWESERSRQGARPRAWLRTKANSIEGGTTEVMLGIVAKRILDLPGA, from the coding sequence ATGACTGACCTAAAAGCCAGCGATTCCGAGACCGCCGATCTCGAAGAATTCCGCAAGCAAACACGCGCTTGGCTCGAGGCCAATTGCCCGCCGGAAATGCGCAAGCCCGCGACGTCGGATGCCGACGTGTTCTGGGGCGGGCGCAACGCGAAATTCGCCTCCGAGCCGCAGCGCATCTGGTTCGAGCGCATGCGCGACAAGGGCTGGACCGTGCCGGACTGGCCGAAGCAATATGGCGGCGGCGGCCTGAGCGCGGCCGAGCACAAGGTGCTGCGTGCGGAGATGGCAAAGATCGGCGCGCGCCCGCCGCTGTCGAGCTTCGGCATCTGGATGCTCGGGCCGGCGCTGCTCAAATATGGCAACGAGGCGCAGAAGCAGGAGCATCTGCCGAAGATTGCAGCGGGCCTGATCCGCTGGTGCCAAGGCTATTCCGAGCCCAATGCCGGCTCCGATCTCGCTTCGCTCCAGACCCGCGCCGAGAGCGACGGCGACGATTTCGTCATCACGGGGTCGAAGATCTGGACGTCCTACGCCAACTACGCCGACTGGATCTTCTGTCTAGTGCGTACCGATCCAACCGCGAAGAAGCATGACGGCATCAGCTTCATCCTGTTCGACATGACCTCGAAGGGCGTGACGACCAAGCCGATCCTGCTGATCTCGGGGTACTCGCCGTTCTGCGAAACCTTCTTCGACAATGTCCGCGTGCCGAAATCGCACGTGGTCGGCACGATCAATCGCGGCTGGGACGTCGCGAAATATCTGCTGCAGCACGAGCGCGCGATGATCTCGGGCATGGGCGAGCGCGGTGTCGGCCGCCCGCTCGGCCAGATCGCCGCGGACTCCATCGGCACCGATGCGCAAGGCAAGCTCGACGATGCGATGCTGCGCGGCCGGATCGCCAGCTTCGACGTCGACGAAGCCGCACTCGCGGCCTGCGCCGAGCGCGCGGTCGATCTCGCCAAGGCAGGACAGGCGCATCCGGCGTTTTCATCGGCGATGAAATATTACGGCACCGAGCTCAACAAGCGCCGCTACGAGATTTTGATGTCGGCCGGCGGCGTTGATGCGCTGGAATGGGAGAGCGAGCGTTCCAGGCAAGGCGCCCGTCCGCGCGCCTGGCTGCGCACCAAGGCCAACTCGATCGAGGGCGGCACCACCGAGGTCATGCTCGGCATCGTCGCCAAGCGCATTCTCGATCTGCCGGGGGCGTGA
- a CDS encoding response regulator, giving the protein MTQSQHIMIVDDEAPAREMVGDYLKMHGFTVTLCDGGKSLRAAIDGSMPDLVVLDLNMPEEDGLSIIRDLKSRINVPVIMLTATASPIDRVVGLELGADDYVAKPCELRELMARIRSVLRRSTPLKLAASEAAPAKSDKDQLVRFGTKWLDLEAQALRDDEGNEHPLTASEFGLLKVFAANPKRVLSRERLLELANARDAEAFDRAVDLRIMRIRRKIEPDPTKPAVIRTIRGGGYLFSPAGEKA; this is encoded by the coding sequence ATGACCCAAAGCCAGCACATCATGATCGTCGACGACGAGGCCCCGGCCCGGGAGATGGTCGGCGATTACCTCAAGATGCACGGCTTCACCGTGACGCTGTGCGACGGCGGAAAGAGCTTGCGCGCCGCGATCGACGGCAGCATGCCAGATCTCGTCGTGCTCGACCTCAACATGCCCGAAGAAGACGGTCTCTCGATCATCCGCGACCTCAAGAGCCGCATCAACGTTCCCGTGATCATGCTCACGGCCACCGCGAGCCCGATCGACCGCGTGGTCGGGCTCGAGCTCGGCGCCGACGATTACGTGGCCAAGCCGTGCGAGCTGCGCGAACTGATGGCGCGCATTCGCTCGGTGCTGCGGCGGAGCACGCCGCTCAAGCTCGCCGCATCCGAAGCGGCGCCTGCGAAATCCGACAAGGATCAATTGGTACGCTTTGGGACAAAATGGCTCGATCTCGAAGCGCAAGCGCTGCGCGACGACGAGGGCAACGAGCATCCGCTGACCGCGTCCGAGTTCGGGCTGTTGAAGGTGTTCGCGGCCAATCCGAAGCGCGTGCTGTCACGCGAGCGCCTGCTGGAACTGGCCAATGCGCGCGACGCCGAAGCGTTCGATCGCGCCGTCGACCTGCGCATCATGCGCATCCGCCGCAAGATCGAGCCCGACCCGACCAAGCCCGCCGTGATCCGCACCATCCGCGGCGGCGGCTACCTGTTCTCGCCCGCGGGCGAGAAGGCGTAG
- a CDS encoding carboxymuconolactone decarboxylase family protein, with amino-acid sequence MRLKFLSPGEMNESQRQTYDESIAGKRGKPPAPMMAWLNSPEMARHATRLGEVLRFDTMFPAKLSEIAILVTARHWTAHYEWYAHKRLALAGGLKPDIIDAIRDRRTPEFDDPVARMIYDVAKSLHEGHGVEKGLYDEAVKLLGERGVVEVIGLCGYYTLVSMTLNTFEFGLPEGEVSELA; translated from the coding sequence ATGCGCCTGAAATTTCTTTCGCCTGGCGAAATGAACGAGAGCCAGCGGCAGACCTATGACGAATCGATTGCCGGCAAGCGCGGCAAGCCGCCGGCGCCGATGATGGCCTGGCTCAACAGCCCGGAGATGGCCCGGCATGCCACGCGGCTCGGCGAAGTGCTGCGCTTCGACACGATGTTTCCCGCCAAGCTCTCGGAGATCGCGATCCTGGTGACGGCACGGCACTGGACCGCGCATTACGAATGGTACGCGCACAAGCGCCTCGCCCTTGCGGGCGGCCTGAAGCCGGACATCATCGACGCGATCCGCGACCGCCGCACGCCGGAGTTCGACGATCCCGTGGCCAGGATGATCTACGATGTGGCAAAGTCGCTGCATGAGGGTCACGGCGTCGAGAAAGGCCTCTATGACGAGGCCGTGAAGCTGCTCGGCGAGCGCGGCGTCGTCGAGGTGATCGGGCTGTGCGGCTATTACACGCTGGTGTCGATGACGCTGAACACGTTCGAGTTCGGGCTGCCGGAGGGCGAGGTGTCGGAGCTCGCTTGA
- a CDS encoding amino acid ABC transporter substrate-binding protein gives MRTFRGGLLIGLAVAVLVAAFAITYEFYDTRTLKRTVRRGEVLCGVNKGLPGFSIPDDKGNWTGFDVDFCRAVASAIFDDPGKAKFVPLDASERFKELQSRKVDILSRNSTWSMARELDYDLYFPAVAYYDGEGFMVPRSRNKETSLDLADSKVCVQSGTTTALNLADYFRANNMKYEELKFDKLEDVVKAYDTGKCDTLTADVSQLYALRLNLGKPGDHMILPDVISKEPLAPVVRQRDDDWMMIVKWTLYAMINAEELGVTSQNIDEALKSKKPEVMRLVGTEGNYGEQLGLTKDWAVRVIRHVGNYGEMYERNIGEKSKLKIPRGMNQLWNAGGVQYAPPMR, from the coding sequence ATGCGCACATTTCGAGGCGGCCTGCTGATCGGGCTCGCGGTCGCCGTGCTGGTCGCCGCCTTCGCCATCACCTACGAGTTCTATGACACCCGCACCTTGAAGCGCACCGTCCGACGCGGCGAAGTGCTGTGCGGCGTCAACAAGGGCCTGCCCGGTTTCTCCATCCCCGACGACAAGGGCAACTGGACTGGTTTTGACGTCGATTTCTGCCGCGCGGTCGCCTCCGCGATCTTCGACGATCCGGGCAAGGCCAAGTTCGTGCCGCTCGACGCCAGCGAGCGCTTCAAGGAATTGCAGAGCCGCAAGGTCGACATTCTCTCCCGCAACTCGACCTGGAGCATGGCGCGCGAGCTCGATTATGACCTCTATTTCCCCGCCGTCGCTTATTACGACGGTGAAGGTTTCATGGTGCCGCGCTCCCGCAACAAGGAGACGTCGCTGGACCTCGCCGACAGCAAGGTCTGCGTGCAGTCGGGCACCACGACGGCGCTCAACCTCGCCGACTATTTTCGCGCCAACAACATGAAGTATGAAGAGTTGAAGTTCGACAAGCTGGAAGACGTCGTGAAGGCCTACGACACCGGCAAGTGCGACACGCTCACCGCCGACGTTTCCCAGCTCTATGCGCTGCGGCTCAACCTCGGCAAGCCCGGCGACCACATGATCCTGCCGGACGTGATCTCCAAGGAGCCGCTCGCTCCCGTGGTGCGCCAGCGCGACGACGACTGGATGATGATCGTGAAGTGGACGCTCTACGCGATGATCAACGCGGAAGAGCTCGGCGTCACCTCGCAGAACATCGACGAGGCCCTGAAGTCGAAGAAGCCCGAGGTGATGCGGCTGGTCGGCACCGAGGGTAATTACGGCGAGCAGCTCGGCCTCACCAAGGACTGGGCCGTCCGCGTCATCCGCCACGTCGGCAATTACGGCGAGATGTACGAGCGCAACATCGGCGAGAAGTCGAAGCTGAAGATCCCGCGCGGCATGAACCAGCTGTGGAATGCCGGCGGCGTGCAGTACGCACCGCCGATGCGGTAG
- a CDS encoding acyl-CoA dehydrogenase family protein, protein MALVLTEEQSMLRDSARGLISDKAPVSHLRHLRDAKDPTGFSRELWHSFAEMGFAGLLVPEEFGGSGLGFVEAGVVMEEIGRTLMPSPFLATGVVAASALSRGGNAAQKSEYLPKISNGSLLATLAIDEGAKHRPLQTSLQAVRAGNGFKLSGAKALVVDGHVADLFIVAGRTAGSAGERDGLTLFLVNPKAKGVAIERTIIVDAHNAARIELANVEVNADSVLGEVDQGAALLDGVLDIGRGAVASEMVGLSEEVFNRTVEYLKSRKQFGKLIGEFQALQHRAAELYVDIEITRAAVMKALQALDTDVAKAASSVAVAKARAGTTATRAVQEGVQMHGGMGMTDQFDIGFFMKRARVCEELFGDANYHTEQLARAGVLRRGASFNTRCRRPA, encoded by the coding sequence ATGGCCCTCGTCCTCACCGAAGAACAATCGATGCTCCGCGACAGCGCGCGCGGGCTGATCAGCGACAAGGCGCCGGTGTCGCATCTGCGGCATCTGCGCGACGCTAAGGACCCCACCGGCTTCTCCAGGGAGCTTTGGCATTCCTTCGCCGAGATGGGCTTTGCCGGCCTGCTGGTGCCGGAGGAGTTCGGCGGCAGCGGCCTCGGCTTTGTCGAGGCCGGCGTCGTGATGGAGGAGATCGGCCGCACCTTGATGCCGTCGCCGTTCCTCGCCACCGGCGTGGTCGCGGCCTCGGCGCTGAGCCGCGGCGGCAACGCCGCGCAGAAGTCGGAGTACCTGCCAAAGATCTCCAATGGCTCGCTGCTCGCGACCTTGGCGATCGACGAGGGTGCAAAGCATCGTCCGCTGCAGACCAGTTTGCAGGCCGTGCGCGCCGGCAACGGTTTCAAGCTGTCCGGCGCCAAGGCGCTGGTGGTCGACGGTCATGTCGCGGACCTCTTCATCGTCGCCGGGCGCACCGCAGGCTCTGCCGGCGAGCGCGACGGCTTGACGCTGTTCCTGGTCAATCCCAAGGCCAAAGGCGTTGCGATCGAGCGCACCATCATCGTCGACGCGCACAACGCGGCGCGCATCGAGCTCGCCAATGTCGAGGTCAATGCCGACAGCGTGCTCGGCGAGGTCGACCAGGGCGCTGCCTTGCTCGACGGCGTGCTCGACATCGGCCGCGGCGCGGTCGCCTCCGAAATGGTGGGCTTGAGCGAAGAGGTGTTCAACCGCACCGTCGAGTACCTCAAAAGCCGCAAGCAGTTCGGCAAGCTGATCGGCGAATTCCAGGCGCTCCAGCACCGCGCCGCCGAGCTCTATGTCGACATCGAAATCACCCGCGCCGCCGTGATGAAGGCGCTGCAAGCGCTCGATACGGATGTCGCCAAGGCCGCATCAAGCGTCGCAGTGGCAAAAGCCCGCGCCGGCACCACCGCCACGCGCGCGGTGCAGGAAGGCGTGCAGATGCATGGCGGCATGGGCATGACCGACCAGTTCGACATCGGCTTCTTCATGAAGCGCGCGCGGGTGTGCGAGGAGCTGTTTGGCGATGCCAATTACCACACCGAGCAGCTGGCGCGCGCGGGGGTATTGAGGCGCGGAGCGTCGTTTAACACGCGGTGTCGTCGCCCGGCTTGA
- a CDS encoding thioredoxin family protein, with translation MTPKLLAVSAALLAFAVTGAVIPGICDEVASAAPITVAAASQQTAPDFTGINNWFNSKPLNLADLRGKVVLVDFWTYGCVNCVNTLPHVTDLYAKYKDKGLIVVGVHTPEFPFERSASNVQAALKRHGITYPVAQDNDSKTWNAYSNQYWPAQYIIDQNGKIVFQHAGEGRYDEIDRTVARLLNANS, from the coding sequence ATGACGCCCAAGCTACTCGCCGTCTCCGCCGCGCTGCTGGCCTTTGCCGTGACCGGCGCCGTCATTCCCGGCATCTGCGACGAGGTCGCCAGCGCGGCGCCGATCACCGTCGCTGCCGCAAGCCAGCAGACCGCGCCCGACTTCACCGGCATCAATAACTGGTTCAACTCGAAACCGCTGAACCTCGCCGACCTGCGCGGCAAGGTCGTGCTGGTGGATTTCTGGACCTATGGCTGCGTCAACTGCGTCAACACGCTGCCGCACGTCACCGACCTCTACGCCAAGTACAAGGACAAGGGCCTAATCGTGGTCGGCGTGCACACGCCGGAATTCCCGTTCGAGCGTTCGGCGTCCAATGTGCAGGCCGCGCTGAAGCGCCACGGCATCACCTATCCGGTGGCGCAGGACAACGATTCGAAGACCTGGAATGCCTACAGCAACCAGTATTGGCCGGCACAGTACATCATCGACCAGAACGGCAAGATCGTGTTCCAGCACGCAGGCGAAGGCCGCTATGACGAGATCGACCGTACGGTGGCGCGGCTCTTGAACGCCAACAGCTGA
- a CDS encoding cytochrome c biogenesis CcdA family protein, with product MLDLIFAVLAGILTIAAPCTLPMLPILLGASIGHAGRLRPAMIALGFVLSFSATALLLGALTRLFDFDPNVLREAASILLLGFGLLMLWPAPFEWLSIRLNGWLDLGNSSATQREGALGGLVLGTTLGLVWTPCAGPVLGSILTLVATSNNAGWAGTLLIGYAIGAAIPMLAIAYGGQAATTRVRSLARISPRLQQGFGVIVIAFAAAAYFQYDTLIVAWLTGFYPTGQIGL from the coding sequence ATGCTTGACCTGATCTTCGCTGTCCTTGCCGGCATCCTCACCATTGCCGCGCCATGCACGCTGCCGATGCTGCCGATCCTGCTCGGCGCCTCGATCGGCCACGCCGGCCGGCTGCGGCCCGCGATGATCGCGCTCGGTTTCGTGCTCTCGTTCTCCGCAACGGCGCTGCTGCTCGGCGCGCTCACACGGCTGTTCGATTTCGATCCGAACGTGCTGCGCGAAGCCGCCTCGATCCTGCTGCTCGGCTTCGGCCTGCTGATGCTGTGGCCGGCGCCGTTCGAATGGCTGTCGATCCGGCTCAATGGCTGGCTCGATCTCGGCAATTCCAGCGCCACGCAACGCGAGGGCGCGCTCGGCGGCCTCGTGCTCGGCACCACGCTCGGTCTGGTCTGGACGCCCTGCGCCGGCCCGGTGCTCGGCTCGATCCTGACGCTGGTGGCGACCTCGAACAACGCCGGCTGGGCGGGCACGCTCTTGATCGGCTACGCAATCGGCGCCGCAATTCCGATGCTGGCGATCGCCTACGGCGGGCAGGCCGCGACCACGCGCGTGCGCAGCCTCGCGCGCATCTCGCCCAGGCTTCAACAGGGCTTTGGCGTCATCGTGATCGCCTTCGCGGCCGCCGCCTACTTCCAGTACGACACGCTGATCGTGGCGTGGCTCACCGGATTCTATCCCACCGGTCAGATCGGCCTGTGA
- a CDS encoding VOC family protein gives MSQNPPVNPGTRIGHVHLKVADLDRALGFYCGVLGFELMQRMGSGAAFISAGGYHHHIGLNTWESKGGSPPPPGTTGLYHTAILYPTRPALADALHRVLSAGIALDGASDHGVSEALYLRDPDQNGVELYRDRPKEQWPFGPDGKLAMITKRLDVEELLRQREV, from the coding sequence ATGTCCCAGAATCCACCCGTGAATCCCGGCACCAGGATCGGTCACGTCCACCTCAAGGTCGCCGATCTCGATCGTGCGCTCGGCTTCTATTGCGGCGTGCTCGGCTTCGAGCTGATGCAGCGGATGGGCTCCGGCGCGGCCTTCATCTCTGCAGGCGGTTATCATCACCACATCGGGCTCAACACCTGGGAGAGCAAGGGCGGCTCGCCGCCGCCGCCGGGCACGACCGGGCTCTATCACACCGCGATCCTCTATCCGACCCGCCCTGCGCTCGCGGACGCGCTGCATCGCGTGCTCTCGGCCGGCATCGCGCTGGACGGGGCGAGCGACCACGGCGTGTCCGAAGCGCTGTATCTGCGCGATCCGGACCAGAACGGCGTGGAGCTGTATCGGGACCGGCCGAAGGAGCAGTGGCCGTTCGGGCCGGACGGCAAGCTTGCGATGATCACCAAGCGGCTGGACGTGGAGGAGCTGCTGCGACAGCGGGAAGTGTGA
- a CDS encoding MFS transporter → MIDLTSADEIADDARVRTNVVRLAAAQALTGANSAVIFATGSIVGATLAPDMSFATVPISMYVVGLAAGTLPTGAISRRFGRRVAFIVGTGCGVLTGVLGSFAILHASFALFCVATFLGGLYGAVAQSYRFAAADGASAAYRPKAVSWVMAGGVFAGVLGPQLVQWTMDVWSPYLFAFSFLVQAAVALVAMGIVAGVDMPKPAPADLRGGRPLLTIVRQPRFIAAALCGVIAYPMMNLVMTSAPLAMKMCGLSVSDSNFGIQWHIVAMYGPSFFTGALIARFGAQRIVAAGLLLEASAATIGLSGITAMHFWATLIVLGVGWNFAFIGASALVLETHRPQERNKVQAFNDFLVFGMMAIGSFSSGQLLANYGWSAVNMVVFPPAALGLAVLSFASFARRRRARLNAAMGEFPDAI, encoded by the coding sequence ATGATCGACCTGACCTCAGCCGACGAAATCGCCGACGACGCCCGCGTGCGCACCAATGTGGTGCGCCTTGCCGCGGCCCAGGCGCTGACCGGCGCCAATTCGGCGGTGATCTTTGCCACCGGCTCGATCGTCGGCGCCACGCTCGCGCCCGACATGTCGTTCGCGACCGTGCCGATCTCGATGTATGTGGTGGGGTTGGCCGCCGGCACGCTGCCGACCGGTGCGATCTCGCGCCGGTTCGGCCGCCGCGTGGCTTTTATCGTCGGCACCGGCTGCGGCGTCCTCACCGGCGTGCTCGGCTCGTTCGCGATCCTGCATGCCTCGTTCGCGCTGTTTTGTGTCGCGACCTTCCTCGGCGGCCTCTACGGCGCCGTCGCGCAGTCCTATCGCTTCGCCGCCGCCGACGGTGCCAGCGCCGCCTACCGGCCGAAGGCGGTGTCGTGGGTGATGGCGGGCGGCGTGTTCGCCGGCGTGCTCGGTCCGCAGCTCGTGCAGTGGACCATGGATGTCTGGTCGCCTTATCTGTTCGCCTTCAGCTTCCTGGTTCAGGCCGCGGTCGCGCTGGTGGCGATGGGCATCGTCGCGGGCGTCGACATGCCGAAGCCTGCGCCCGCGGATCTCCGCGGCGGGAGGCCGCTGCTGACGATCGTCCGCCAGCCGCGCTTCATCGCGGCCGCGCTGTGCGGCGTCATCGCTTATCCCATGATGAATCTGGTGATGACGTCGGCGCCGCTCGCCATGAAGATGTGCGGCCTCAGCGTCAGCGATTCCAATTTCGGCATTCAATGGCACATCGTCGCGATGTACGGCCCGAGCTTCTTCACGGGCGCGCTGATCGCCCGTTTCGGCGCACAGAGGATCGTCGCCGCGGGCCTGCTGCTCGAAGCAAGCGCTGCCACGATCGGTCTTTCCGGCATCACCGCGATGCATTTCTGGGCGACGCTGATCGTGCTCGGTGTGGGCTGGAACTTCGCCTTTATCGGCGCCTCCGCGCTGGTGCTGGAGACGCACCGGCCGCAGGAGCGCAACAAGGTGCAGGCCTTCAACGATTTCCTGGTGTTCGGGATGATGGCGATCGGCTCGTTCTCGTCGGGGCAGTTGCTGGCAAATTACGGCTGGTCGGCCGTGAACATGGTGGTGTTCCCGCCGGCGGCGCTCGGCCTTGCGGTGCTCTCGTTCGCCTCCTTTGCCCGCCGCCGCAGGGCCCGGCTGAACGCGGCCATGGGTGAGTTCCCGGATGCGATCTAG
- a CDS encoding MFS transporter, which translates to MLDNPQHPALDESSFRYEGWRIVAVCFLLATFGWGLGFYGQSVYVAELQRARGWPASLISSGTTFFYLFGALLVVFVGEAVRTYGPRLCLIAGTLAMAAAAVAIGAVREPWQLYLANAVLAFGWAGTSLAMITNTISLWFDQKRGMAISLALNGASFGGIVGVPLLVSLIGHIGFENAMLIVAGAMLVLLVPVILLAIGRPPELHRWQAATKLKPQSSAEIRKAALRDVGFLTVTIAFALVLFAQVGFIVHLISFLDPIIGRERAAVAVAVLTAMAVIGRVLFSLVIDRLNQRVASALSFLSQAAALLVVINLHNDYLLIAACAVFGFSVGNLITLPSLIVQREFDSAAFGVLISLNTAINQVTYAFGPGVVGLLRDVSGGYALPFYLCIALEAVAAGLIMVRGKKVS; encoded by the coding sequence ATGCTCGACAACCCTCAACACCCAGCCCTCGACGAATCCTCCTTCCGCTACGAAGGCTGGCGCATCGTTGCGGTCTGCTTCCTGCTCGCGACCTTCGGCTGGGGGCTCGGCTTCTACGGCCAGAGCGTCTATGTCGCCGAGCTTCAGCGCGCGCGGGGCTGGCCGGCGTCGCTGATCTCCTCGGGCACGACGTTCTTCTATCTGTTCGGTGCGCTGCTCGTCGTCTTCGTCGGCGAGGCCGTCAGGACATATGGCCCGCGGCTCTGCCTGATCGCCGGCACGCTGGCGATGGCGGCCGCCGCGGTCGCGATCGGCGCGGTGCGCGAGCCCTGGCAGCTCTATCTCGCCAACGCGGTGCTCGCCTTCGGCTGGGCCGGCACCAGCCTGGCCATGATCACCAACACCATCAGCCTGTGGTTCGACCAGAAGCGCGGCATGGCGATCAGCCTGGCACTGAACGGCGCCAGCTTCGGCGGCATCGTCGGCGTGCCGCTGCTGGTGAGCTTGATTGGCCATATCGGCTTCGAGAACGCGATGTTGATCGTTGCCGGCGCCATGCTGGTGCTGCTCGTGCCGGTGATCCTGTTGGCGATCGGCCGTCCGCCCGAACTCCATCGCTGGCAGGCGGCGACGAAGCTGAAGCCGCAATCATCGGCGGAGATCCGTAAAGCTGCACTGCGCGACGTCGGCTTTCTCACGGTGACGATCGCCTTTGCCTTGGTGCTGTTCGCCCAGGTCGGCTTCATTGTGCACCTGATCTCGTTCCTCGATCCCATCATCGGGCGCGAGCGTGCCGCCGTCGCGGTCGCGGTGCTGACGGCGATGGCAGTCATCGGCCGGGTGCTGTTCTCGCTGGTGATCGACCGGCTCAACCAGCGCGTGGCCTCGGCGCTGTCGTTCCTGAGCCAGGCCGCGGCGCTCCTCGTCGTCATCAATTTGCACAATGACTACTTGCTGATTGCGGCCTGCGCGGTGTTCGGCTTTTCGGTCGGCAACCTCATCACGCTGCCGTCGCTGATCGTGCAGCGTGAGTTCGATTCCGCCGCGTTCGGTGTGCTGATCAGCCTCAACACCGCGATCAACCAGGTGACCTATGCATTCGGCCCGGGCGTCGTCGGCTTGCTGCGCGATGTCTCCGGCGGCTATGCGCTGCCGTTCTATCTCTGCATTGCGCTGGAGGCGGTGGCGGCGGGGTTGATCATGGTGCGTGGGAAAAAGGTTTCGTAG
- a CDS encoding L,D-transpeptidase, with translation MTDFRRLTGALLAAMGLILSAPQAFAQQPDRGDEPGLVADDAYELDPEWQKQVVYYRTTEAPGTIIISTSERHLYLVQPGGRAIRYGIGVGRDGFQWQGLVSISNKKEWPDWTPPPEMIQRQPYLPRFMAGGPGNPLGARAMYLGATVYRIHGTNRPDTIGTKVSSGCFRLVNHDVADLYDRVPVGTKVVIRQKPEL, from the coding sequence ATGACGGATTTTCGTCGCCTGACCGGGGCGTTGTTGGCTGCGATGGGCCTGATCCTGTCTGCGCCGCAAGCTTTCGCCCAGCAGCCCGACCGCGGCGACGAGCCCGGCCTGGTCGCCGACGATGCTTACGAGCTCGATCCGGAATGGCAGAAGCAGGTCGTGTACTACCGCACGACCGAAGCACCGGGCACCATCATCATCTCGACCTCGGAGCGCCACCTCTATCTGGTGCAGCCCGGCGGGCGCGCGATCCGCTACGGCATCGGCGTCGGCCGCGATGGCTTCCAGTGGCAGGGGCTGGTGAGCATCAGCAACAAGAAGGAGTGGCCGGACTGGACGCCGCCCCCGGAGATGATCCAGCGCCAGCCTTATTTGCCGCGCTTCATGGCCGGGGGCCCCGGCAACCCGCTCGGCGCCCGCGCCATGTATCTCGGCGCCACCGTTTATCGCATCCACGGCACCAACCGCCCCGACACGATCGGCACCAAGGTCTCCTCGGGCTGTTTCCGGCTGGTCAACCACGATGTCGCCGATCTCTACGATCGCGTCCCGGTCGGGACCAAGGTGGTCATCCGGCAGAAGCCTGAACTCTAA
- a CDS encoding sigma-70 family RNA polymerase sigma factor — protein sequence MPNVIAINAQASQSIIAAQATSDDMLLESIADGNRTSMHILYCRHNVRVYRFILRIVRDATAAEDLVSQVFLDVWRTAGQFQGRSQVSTWLLSIARFKALTAMRQRRFEDIDQEDVRQIPDGAETPETSLDRSDTSAILRACVAKLSPAHREIITLVYYHEKSVEEVGQIIGIPQSTVKTRMFYARKQLAELLKSCGVERFAA from the coding sequence ATGCCGAACGTCATCGCCATCAACGCCCAAGCCAGCCAGAGCATCATTGCCGCTCAGGCGACCTCGGACGATATGCTTCTCGAAAGCATTGCCGACGGCAACCGGACGTCGATGCACATCCTTTATTGCCGTCACAACGTGCGCGTCTACCGCTTCATCCTGCGCATCGTGCGTGATGCGACCGCGGCCGAAGACCTGGTCAGCCAGGTGTTTCTCGATGTGTGGCGGACCGCCGGCCAATTCCAGGGCCGCTCGCAGGTCTCGACCTGGCTGCTCTCGATTGCCCGCTTCAAGGCGCTGACCGCGATGCGCCAGCGCCGCTTCGAGGACATCGACCAGGAAGACGTGCGCCAGATTCCCGATGGCGCGGAGACGCCGGAGACCTCGCTCGACCGCAGCGACACCAGCGCGATCCTGCGCGCCTGCGTGGCAAAACTGTCGCCCGCGCATCGCGAGATCATCACCCTCGTCTATTACCATGAGAAGTCGGTGGAGGAGGTCGGGCAGATCATCGGCATCCCCCAGAGCACGGTGAAGACCCGGATGTTCTACGCCCGCAAGCAACTGGCCGAGTTGCTCAAGAGCTGTGGCGTCGAACGCTTCGCCGCCTGA